One genomic region from Capra hircus breed San Clemente chromosome 18, ASM170441v1, whole genome shotgun sequence encodes:
- the SIRT2 gene encoding NAD-dependent protein deacetylase sirtuin-2 isoform X2, translating to MDFLRNFFSQTLGLGTQKERLLDELTLEGVSRYMQSERCRRVICLVGAGISTSAGIPDFRSPNTGLYANLEKYRLPYPEAIFEISYFKKHPEPFFALAKELYPGQFKPTICHYFIRLLKEKGLLLRCYTQNIDTLERVAGLEPEDLVEAHGTFYTSHCISSGCRQEYSLSWMKEKIFSEVTPKCEKCQSVVKPDIVFFGENLPARFFSCMQSDFLKVDLLIIMGTSLQVQPFASLIGKAPLSTPRLLINKEKTGQTDPFLGMMMALGGGMDFDSKKAYRDVAWLGDCDQGCLALADLLGWKKELEDLVRKEHASIDAQSASRSPNPTTSASSRNSPPPPTKEEPRTTEGEKPQ from the exons A TGGACTTCCTGCGGAATTTCTTCTCCCAGACTCTGGGCCTGGGCACCCAGAAGGAGCGACTCCTAGACGAACTAACCCTGGAAGGAGTGAGCCGCTACATGCAGAGCGAGCGCT GTCGCAGGGTCATCTGCTTGGTGGGAGCTGGAATCTCCACTT ctgcGGGCATCCCTGACTTTCGATCCCCAAACACGGGCCTCTACGCCAACCTGGAGAAATACCGTCTTCCCTACCCGGAGGCCATCTTTGAAATCAGCTACTTCAAG aagcATCCAGAGCCCTTCTTTGCTCTCGCCAAGGAACTCTATCCTGGGCAGTTCAAG CCCACCATCTGCCACTACTTCATCCGCCTGCTGAAGGAAAAAGGACTGCTCCTGCGCTGCTATACACAG AACATAGACACCCTGGAGCGAGTGGCTGGGCTGGAGCCCGAAGACCTGGTGGAGGCCCACGGCACCTTCTACACGTCCCACTGCATCAGCTCAGGCTGCCGGCAGGAGTACTCACTGAGCTGGATGAAAG AGAAGATCTTCTCCGAGGTGACTCCCAAGTGTGAGAAATGTCAGAGCGTAGTGAAGCCTG ATATCGTGTTCTTCGGCGAGAACCTCCCAGCGCGTTTCTTCTCCTGCATGCAGTCA GACTTCCTGAAGGTGGACCTCCTTATCATCATGGGCACCTCCCTGCAGGTGCAGCCCTTCGCGTCCCTCATCGGCAA GGCGCCCCTGTCGACCCCGCGCCTGCTCATCAACAAGGAGAAGACTGGCCAG acTGACCCTTTCCTCGGGATGATGATGGCCCTCGGAGGAGGCATGGACTTTGACTCCAAGAAGGCCTACAG GGACGTGGCCTGGCTGGGCGACTGCGACCAGGGCTGCCTGGCCCTTGCCGACCTCCTTGGCTGGAAG AAGGAGCTGGAGGACCTTGTTCGGAAGGAGCATGCAAGCATAGATGCCCAGTCGGCATCTCGGTCCCCCAACCCCACTACTTCAGCTTCCTCCAGGAATTCTCCACCACCTCCCACCAAGGAGGAGCCCAGGACCACTGAgggagagaaaccccagtga
- the SIRT2 gene encoding NAD-dependent protein deacetylase sirtuin-2 isoform X1, which produces MPPGSCSSLTYLGPLLFPVPSRDRAVGDSPEGPRPAPMADPDPSDPEETQAGKVQEAQDSESDTEEGAAGGEAEMDFLRNFFSQTLGLGTQKERLLDELTLEGVSRYMQSERCRRVICLVGAGISTSAGIPDFRSPNTGLYANLEKYRLPYPEAIFEISYFKKHPEPFFALAKELYPGQFKPTICHYFIRLLKEKGLLLRCYTQNIDTLERVAGLEPEDLVEAHGTFYTSHCISSGCRQEYSLSWMKEKIFSEVTPKCEKCQSVVKPDIVFFGENLPARFFSCMQSDFLKVDLLIIMGTSLQVQPFASLIGKAPLSTPRLLINKEKTGQTDPFLGMMMALGGGMDFDSKKAYRDVAWLGDCDQGCLALADLLGWKKELEDLVRKEHASIDAQSASRSPNPTTSASSRNSPPPPTKEEPRTTEGEKPQ; this is translated from the exons ATGCCTCCTGGGAGTTGTAGTTCTTTGACCTATCTCGGCCCCCTCCTGTTTCCGGTGCCGTCACGGGATAGAGCAGTCGGTGACAGTCCCGAgggcccccgccccgcgcccatGGCCGATCCGGATC cctctgacCCTGAGGAGACCCAGGCAGGGAAGGTGCAGGAGGCTCAG GATTCAGAATCAGACACTGAGGAAGGAGCCGCTGGCGGAGAAGCAGAGA TGGACTTCCTGCGGAATTTCTTCTCCCAGACTCTGGGCCTGGGCACCCAGAAGGAGCGACTCCTAGACGAACTAACCCTGGAAGGAGTGAGCCGCTACATGCAGAGCGAGCGCT GTCGCAGGGTCATCTGCTTGGTGGGAGCTGGAATCTCCACTT ctgcGGGCATCCCTGACTTTCGATCCCCAAACACGGGCCTCTACGCCAACCTGGAGAAATACCGTCTTCCCTACCCGGAGGCCATCTTTGAAATCAGCTACTTCAAG aagcATCCAGAGCCCTTCTTTGCTCTCGCCAAGGAACTCTATCCTGGGCAGTTCAAG CCCACCATCTGCCACTACTTCATCCGCCTGCTGAAGGAAAAAGGACTGCTCCTGCGCTGCTATACACAG AACATAGACACCCTGGAGCGAGTGGCTGGGCTGGAGCCCGAAGACCTGGTGGAGGCCCACGGCACCTTCTACACGTCCCACTGCATCAGCTCAGGCTGCCGGCAGGAGTACTCACTGAGCTGGATGAAAG AGAAGATCTTCTCCGAGGTGACTCCCAAGTGTGAGAAATGTCAGAGCGTAGTGAAGCCTG ATATCGTGTTCTTCGGCGAGAACCTCCCAGCGCGTTTCTTCTCCTGCATGCAGTCA GACTTCCTGAAGGTGGACCTCCTTATCATCATGGGCACCTCCCTGCAGGTGCAGCCCTTCGCGTCCCTCATCGGCAA GGCGCCCCTGTCGACCCCGCGCCTGCTCATCAACAAGGAGAAGACTGGCCAG acTGACCCTTTCCTCGGGATGATGATGGCCCTCGGAGGAGGCATGGACTTTGACTCCAAGAAGGCCTACAG GGACGTGGCCTGGCTGGGCGACTGCGACCAGGGCTGCCTGGCCCTTGCCGACCTCCTTGGCTGGAAG AAGGAGCTGGAGGACCTTGTTCGGAAGGAGCATGCAAGCATAGATGCCCAGTCGGCATCTCGGTCCCCCAACCCCACTACTTCAGCTTCCTCCAGGAATTCTCCACCACCTCCCACCAAGGAGGAGCCCAGGACCACTGAgggagagaaaccccagtga
- the NFKBIB gene encoding NF-kappa-B inhibitor beta isoform X1 — protein MAGVACLGKAADADEWCDSGLGSLGPDAAAPGGPGLGAELGPGLSWAPLVFGYVTEDGDTALHLAVIHQHEPFLDFLLGFAAGTEYLDLQNDLGQTALHLAAILEEASAVEKLYAAGANLLVAERGGHTALHLSCRVGAHACARVLLQPRPQHSRGAPKTYLAQGSDHTPDTDHTPIALYSEPDVEKEEDESEEDWKLQLEAENYEGHTPLHVAVIHKDAEMVRLLQEAGADLNKPEPTCGRSPLHLAVEAQAADVLELLLKAGADPAVRMYGGRTPLGSAALRPSAILARLLRAHGAPEPEDEDKPGPCSSSSSSSSSDSESGDEGDEYDDIVVHSGRSPNQLPPTPASKPLPDDPI, from the exons ATGGCCGGGGTCGCGTGTTTGGGGAAAGCTGCGGACGCCGATGAATGGTGCGACAGCGGCCTGGGCTCTCTGGGTCCGGACGCGGCGGCCCCCGGAGGACCTGGGCTAGGCGCGGAGCTGGGCCCGGGGCTGTCGTGGGCGCCCCTCGTTTTCGGCTACGTCACTGAGGATGGCGACAC GGCACTGCACTTGGCGGTGATTCATCAGCATGAGCCCTTCCTGGACTTCCTCCTAGGCTTTGCAGCTGGTACCGAGTACCTGGACCTGCAGAATGACTTGGGCCAG ACGGCCCTGCACCTGGCGGCCATCCTGGAGGAGGCGTCCGCGGTAGAGAAGTTGTATGCAGCAGGTGCCAATTTGCTGGTGGCGGAGCGTGGAGGCCACACGGCGCTGCACCTGTCCTGCCGCGTGGGAGCCCACGCCTGCGCTCGCGTGCTGCTCCAGCCTCGCCCCCAGCACTCCAGGGGAGCCCCCAAGACCTACCTCGCTCAGGGCTCTGACCATACCCCTGACACCGACCACACCCCTATTGCCCTGTACTCTGAACCTGACGTGGAGAAAGAAGAGGATGAGAGTGAAGAGGACTGGAAACTGCAGCTAGAGGCTGAAAACTATGAGG GCCACACCCCACTCCACGTGGCTGTCATCCACAAAGATGCAGAGATGGTCCGACTGCTCCAGGAGGCAGGAGCTGACCTCAACAAACCC GAGCCCACCTGCGGCCGAAGCCCCCTGCACTTGGCCGTGGAGGCCCAAGCAGCTGATGTACTGGAGCTTCTCCTGAAGGCCGGTGCTGACCCCGCTGTCCGCATGTATGGTGGCCGCACCCCACTCGGCAGTGCCGCGCTTCGGCCCAGCGCCATCCTTGCCCGCCTCCTCCGTGCTCACGGAGCCCCAGAGCCCGAGGACGAGGACAAGCCTGgcccctgcagcagcagcagcagcagcagcagtagcgacAGCGAGAGCGGGGATGAGGGC GATGAATACGACGACATCGTAGTCCACAGTGGCCGGAGCCCCAACCAGCTACCTCCCACCCCAGCGTCAAAACCGCTCCCTGACGACCCCATCTGA
- the NFKBIB gene encoding NF-kappa-B inhibitor beta isoform X2, whose product MAGVACLGKAADADEWCDSGLGSLGPDAAAPGGPGLGAELGPGLSWAPLVFGYVTEDGDTALHLAVIHQHEPFLDFLLGFAAGTEYLDLQNDLGQTALHLAAILEEASAVEKLYAAGANLLVAERGGHTALHLSCRVGAHACARVLLQPRPQHSRGAPKTYLAQGSDHTPDTDHTPIALYSEPDVEKEEDESEEDWKLQLEAENYEGHTPLHVAVIHKDAEMVRLLQEAGADLNKPEPTCGRSPLHLAVEAQAADVLELLLKAGADPAVRMYGGRTPLGSAALRPSAILARLLRAHGAPEPEDEDKPGPCSSSSSSSSSDSESGDEGGARAGERRLREGDLGQQ is encoded by the exons ATGGCCGGGGTCGCGTGTTTGGGGAAAGCTGCGGACGCCGATGAATGGTGCGACAGCGGCCTGGGCTCTCTGGGTCCGGACGCGGCGGCCCCCGGAGGACCTGGGCTAGGCGCGGAGCTGGGCCCGGGGCTGTCGTGGGCGCCCCTCGTTTTCGGCTACGTCACTGAGGATGGCGACAC GGCACTGCACTTGGCGGTGATTCATCAGCATGAGCCCTTCCTGGACTTCCTCCTAGGCTTTGCAGCTGGTACCGAGTACCTGGACCTGCAGAATGACTTGGGCCAG ACGGCCCTGCACCTGGCGGCCATCCTGGAGGAGGCGTCCGCGGTAGAGAAGTTGTATGCAGCAGGTGCCAATTTGCTGGTGGCGGAGCGTGGAGGCCACACGGCGCTGCACCTGTCCTGCCGCGTGGGAGCCCACGCCTGCGCTCGCGTGCTGCTCCAGCCTCGCCCCCAGCACTCCAGGGGAGCCCCCAAGACCTACCTCGCTCAGGGCTCTGACCATACCCCTGACACCGACCACACCCCTATTGCCCTGTACTCTGAACCTGACGTGGAGAAAGAAGAGGATGAGAGTGAAGAGGACTGGAAACTGCAGCTAGAGGCTGAAAACTATGAGG GCCACACCCCACTCCACGTGGCTGTCATCCACAAAGATGCAGAGATGGTCCGACTGCTCCAGGAGGCAGGAGCTGACCTCAACAAACCC GAGCCCACCTGCGGCCGAAGCCCCCTGCACTTGGCCGTGGAGGCCCAAGCAGCTGATGTACTGGAGCTTCTCCTGAAGGCCGGTGCTGACCCCGCTGTCCGCATGTATGGTGGCCGCACCCCACTCGGCAGTGCCGCGCTTCGGCCCAGCGCCATCCTTGCCCGCCTCCTCCGTGCTCACGGAGCCCCAGAGCCCGAGGACGAGGACAAGCCTGgcccctgcagcagcagcagcagcagcagcagtagcgacAGCGAGAGCGGGGATGAGGGC GGAGCAAGAGCGGGAGAACGCAGGCTGCGGGAAGGTGACCTTGGGCAGCAGTGA
- the CCER2 gene encoding coiled-coil domain-containing glutamate-rich protein 2: protein MQRQGSTMLLLLLLPALLGAATAAPLAPRPSKEELTRCLAEVITEVLMLGQARRGPCLALLHREMYETEPYGCRSTEENGLLVGDFKKPEAGKTRSSQEVRDEEEEAAERTHKSEVREQAVREQLHSRLHQEDHEEEEEEEKKGPMETLEGLWKKHLEGGRDPQKRVAEQASDEETAQFEAEEKGVQVLGEGRSLWQGVKAGGERREDRHHSRQPEAEPQQEEKEEASDREGHDVERLEHMSDELKKATEVLREELRRGG from the exons ATGCAGCGCCAAGGGTCCACCATGCTGCTCTTGCTGTTGCTGCCTGCTCTGCTGGGGGCTG CCACCGCGGCTCCCCTGGCACCCAGACCCTCCAAGGAGGAG CTGACGCGCTGTCTGGCAGAGGTGATCACAGAAGTGCTGATGCTGGGCCAGGCGAGGCGAGGCCCCTGCCTGGCTCTCCTCCACAGAG AAATGTATGAGACAGAGCCCTATGGCTGTCGGTCCACTGAAGAGAACGGCCTACTGGTTGGGGATTTTAAAAAGCCAGAGGCTGGGAAGACGAGGTCCAGCCAGGAGGTGAGGGacgaggaagaggaggcagcagaaaGGACCCACAAGTCTGAGGTGCGGGAACAGGCCGTCCGTGAGCAGCTCCACAGCCGGCTCCACCAGGAGGACcatgaagaggaggaagaggaagaaaagaaggggcCCATGGAGACCTTGGAGGGCCTGTGGAAGAAGCATCTGGAGGGCGGCAGAGACCCCCAGAAGCGCGTGGCAGAGCAGGCCAGCGATGAGGAGACGGCCCAGTtcgaggcagaggagaagggagtgcaGGTGCTGGGTGAGGGCCGCAGCCTGTGGCAGGGGGTCAAGGCGGGCGGAGAGAGACGCGAGGACCGCCACCACTCCCGCCAGCCAGAAGCCGAGCcccagcaggaagagaaggaagaggcttCGGACAGGGAG GGGCACGACGTGGAGCGGCTGGAGCACATGAGCGATGAGCTGAAGAAGGCGACGGAGGTGCTGCGAGAGGAGCTCAGGAGGGGGGGCTGA